A portion of the Bacillus oleivorans genome contains these proteins:
- a CDS encoding endonuclease Q family protein has translation MRSYFADLHIHIGRTSRNQAVKITASDKLTLPSILDYAKQEKGLDVVGIIDCHSPGVLEDIQFQIREGMLKEHEDGGLVMKNSLLLVMGAEVEIYDEWSSGPIHILCFFPTIDKMAKFSKWLQKRVTNIHLSSQRAYASGRELQEITKSLGGHFIPAHIFTPFKSLYGKGVKKSLTEVFDPEKIDAVELGLSSNSEMAYQIAEIRKYPFLTNSDAHSLQKMGREYQKLKMAELSYTELFLAIKGLEGRYIESNYGLDPRIGKYHQTVCAECFHQVLSTEQPCPYCGHKRIVKGVKERIEELASSEKAELMLKPPYIHQVPLENLPGIGPKLLKKLVLTFGSEMSVLHYATEQELQKVAGEKVTAYILAARFGTLNLEIGGGGRYGKVTEI, from the coding sequence ATGAGATCTTATTTTGCTGATCTCCATATTCATATTGGCAGAACGAGCCGGAATCAGGCTGTCAAAATCACGGCATCTGATAAACTTACATTACCTTCTATCCTAGACTATGCCAAGCAGGAGAAGGGACTGGATGTTGTAGGAATCATTGATTGCCATTCTCCCGGAGTATTAGAAGATATCCAATTTCAAATTCGGGAAGGTATGTTGAAGGAGCACGAAGATGGCGGTTTAGTTATGAAAAATTCACTGCTTCTCGTAATGGGGGCAGAGGTTGAAATTTATGATGAGTGGTCAAGCGGACCGATCCATATCCTGTGTTTTTTTCCGACCATTGATAAAATGGCTAAGTTTTCAAAATGGCTCCAAAAAAGAGTGACCAACATTCATTTAAGTTCACAGCGGGCTTACGCCAGCGGAAGAGAACTGCAGGAAATCACTAAGAGTCTCGGCGGCCACTTTATTCCTGCTCATATTTTTACTCCCTTTAAAAGTCTCTATGGAAAAGGGGTTAAAAAAAGTCTGACTGAGGTATTTGATCCTGAAAAGATCGATGCAGTTGAATTGGGGCTTAGCTCGAATTCGGAAATGGCCTATCAAATTGCAGAGATTCGTAAGTATCCTTTTTTAACCAATTCTGATGCTCACTCCTTACAAAAAATGGGGAGAGAATATCAAAAACTAAAGATGGCGGAGCTAAGCTATACAGAGCTTTTTCTCGCGATAAAAGGGTTGGAAGGACGCTATATTGAATCTAATTACGGCTTAGATCCCCGCATCGGAAAATACCATCAAACGGTTTGTGCCGAATGTTTTCATCAAGTACTTTCCACAGAACAACCTTGTCCTTATTGCGGGCATAAACGGATCGTAAAAGGGGTTAAAGAGAGGATAGAGGAACTAGCAAGCTCGGAAAAAGCAGAGTTAATGCTAAAACCGCCATACATTCATCAGGTACCCCTCGAAAATCTCCCTGGTATTGGTCCAAAACTTTTGAAAAAGCTAGTACTAACATTTGGAAGTGAAATGAGTGTTTTACATTATGCAACCGAACAAGAGTTACAAAAGGTTGCCGGAGAGAAGGTCACAGCCTACATTTTAGCTGCGAGATTCGGCACGCTGAATCTTGAAATAGGCGGCGGCGGCCGTTATGGAAAAGTAACTGAAATTTAA
- a CDS encoding GNAT family N-acetyltransferase encodes MKQTLIAFPETIETARLYIRSCLPGDGEMVRNAIAASINEMKPWLPFAKEIPTIEEAEDSVRRSYAEFIKKEDIRLHIFRKDDDEFIGSTGFHRINWDIPKVEIGYWLDTRHTKKGYMTEAVNGLVSFAFQEWDVKRIEIRCDPRNINSKTVAERAGFTLEGILRRDSLSADGNEVRDTCVFAKIKDK; translated from the coding sequence ATGAAACAAACATTGATAGCCTTTCCAGAGACAATTGAAACAGCAAGGCTTTATATTCGCTCATGTTTGCCTGGTGATGGGGAAATGGTGCGAAACGCGATTGCAGCTTCGATAAACGAAATGAAGCCCTGGCTCCCTTTTGCTAAGGAAATTCCCACAATCGAAGAGGCGGAAGATAGTGTTAGAAGGTCATATGCTGAGTTTATTAAGAAAGAAGATATTCGTCTTCATATTTTTCGAAAGGATGATGACGAATTTATCGGTTCTACCGGTTTTCACCGAATTAATTGGGACATTCCAAAAGTGGAAATTGGCTATTGGCTCGATACACGCCACACAAAAAAAGGCTATATGACAGAGGCTGTTAACGGGTTAGTCAGCTTTGCCTTTCAGGAGTGGGATGTTAAGCGAATCGAAATTCGATGTGACCCGAGAAACATAAATAGCAAGACAGTTGCCGAACGGGCGGGGTTTACATTAGAGGGGATTTTGCGAAGGGATTCATTAAGTGCAGACGGAAATGAAGTCCGGGACACCTGTGTGTTTGCAAAAATAAAAGATAAATAA
- the spoIIM gene encoding stage II sporulation protein M yields MKIKKRFSRQMQQTTLAFHLKQHSSIYLFVTILFLMGIVFGSIVVNSLSFSQKEDLFYYLNQFFGTVIEGETSNGREMFFQSLFHNAKLILFIFILGVSIIGVPIILIILFMKGVVIGFTVGFLVYKLSWEGFFLSFVSVLPQNLITVPVLIMMAVMAITLSFKLVKRQFIQSHQPIAPLFSSYILTFVAALCLLVGAAATEAFVSPFFMERVVNTIF; encoded by the coding sequence ATGAAGATAAAAAAACGATTTAGCCGTCAGATGCAGCAAACCACTCTTGCTTTTCATTTAAAGCAGCATTCCTCTATTTATTTGTTTGTAACGATATTATTTCTAATGGGGATTGTATTTGGTTCCATTGTCGTTAATAGTCTTTCGTTTTCACAAAAGGAAGATCTCTTCTATTATTTAAATCAATTTTTCGGCACGGTTATCGAAGGAGAAACGTCAAATGGCAGGGAGATGTTTTTTCAAAGCCTGTTTCATAATGCAAAGCTCATTTTATTCATTTTTATACTAGGTGTGTCTATAATCGGGGTACCTATTATTCTGATTATCTTGTTTATGAAAGGGGTAGTGATCGGCTTTACGGTCGGATTCTTAGTATACAAGCTGAGCTGGGAAGGATTCTTTCTTTCATTTGTTTCCGTTCTTCCTCAAAATTTAATAACAGTTCCAGTTTTAATCATGATGGCAGTAATGGCAATCACTCTTTCTTTTAAGCTGGTCAAAAGGCAATTTATTCAAAGCCATCAGCCAATAGCTCCGCTGTTTTCCTCCTACATTCTTACCTTTGTTGCAGCATTATGTTTATTGGTAGGTGCAGCAGCGACCGAGGCATTTGTTTCGCCTTTCTTTATGGAACGAGTAGTTAATACTATCTTTTAA
- a CDS encoding Fur family transcriptional regulator has protein sequence MESRIERIKEQLHSASYKLTPQREVTVRVLLENEEDHLSAEDVYLLVKEKYPEIGLATVYRTLELLTELKIVDKINFGDGVSRYDLRREGATHFHHHLVCIECGSVDEIQEDLLEDVEKIVERDFNFKIKDHRLTFHGICHRCHKEES, from the coding sequence ATGGAAAGCAGAATTGAGAGAATAAAAGAACAGCTTCATTCTGCCAGCTATAAACTTACCCCACAACGGGAAGTAACGGTAAGAGTGCTGTTAGAGAATGAAGAGGATCATTTGAGTGCAGAAGATGTATACCTCCTCGTAAAAGAGAAATACCCTGAAATCGGCCTGGCAACCGTGTATCGCACACTTGAATTGCTGACCGAACTCAAAATCGTCGACAAAATTAATTTTGGCGACGGGGTATCCAGATATGACTTAAGAAGAGAAGGTGCCACACATTTTCATCATCATCTTGTATGTATCGAATGCGGATCAGTTGATGAGATACAAGAAGACCTTCTAGAAGACGTAGAAAAAATTGTCGAACGAGACTTTAATTTTAAAATAAAGGATCATCGCCTGACCTTTCATGGAATCTGTCACAGATGCCATAAAGAAGAATCGTAA
- a CDS encoding YqzK family protein: protein MKKWIRLFFNTLKVFLLFTLCTILFYYGMIWVHQEYQNYQKYDEPDGAAVKVFETDGEPVSLSGYERIIYFFLHGE, encoded by the coding sequence ATGAAAAAATGGATCAGGCTGTTTTTTAATACGTTAAAGGTTTTTCTGCTATTCACTTTATGCACGATTTTATTTTACTATGGTATGATATGGGTACATCAGGAATATCAAAACTATCAAAAGTATGACGAACCGGATGGAGCGGCTGTTAAGGTTTTTGAAACGGATGGCGAGCCGGTCAGTTTAAGCGGATATGAACGGATCATATACTTTTTTTTACATGGGGAGTAA
- the xerD gene encoding site-specific tyrosine recombinase XerD has protein sequence MKYLVADFIHFLRVEKGLSNNTITSYNRDLRAYTHYLQTKENLDSLEDVSRSVVMKFLAHLKDSGKSSKTIARHISSIRSFHQFLLREKQIDHDPTVHIDMPKQEKTLPKVLNLDEVEALLSAPNKGDAFALRDKAMLEVLYATGLRVSELIGLDAGDVHTMLGFVRCIGKGNKERIVPLGSKAKEALEEYLEKGRHRLIKNKNRTEALFLNHHGNRLTRQGFWKILKQIASSVGIEKTITPHTLRHSFATHLLENGADLRAVQEMLGHADISTTQIYTHVSKARLKDVYKQFHPRA, from the coding sequence TTGAAATACTTAGTTGCGGATTTTATCCATTTTTTAAGGGTCGAAAAAGGACTATCCAATAACACAATCACATCTTATAATCGGGATTTGAGAGCGTATACCCATTATCTGCAAACGAAGGAAAATCTCGATTCATTAGAGGACGTATCCCGGTCTGTGGTTATGAAATTTTTAGCTCATTTAAAGGATTCAGGTAAATCCTCGAAAACGATTGCCAGACATATTTCTTCGATCCGCTCTTTCCACCAATTTTTATTGCGGGAAAAGCAAATTGATCATGACCCGACTGTGCATATAGATATGCCGAAACAAGAAAAAACACTGCCGAAAGTGCTAAATTTAGATGAAGTGGAAGCGTTGCTTAGTGCACCGAATAAAGGAGACGCCTTCGCTTTACGCGATAAGGCGATGCTAGAAGTCTTGTACGCAACCGGTCTGCGTGTAAGTGAGCTAATCGGACTGGACGCGGGAGACGTACATACGATGCTTGGCTTTGTCCGATGTATTGGAAAGGGCAATAAGGAGCGAATTGTTCCACTCGGATCTAAGGCGAAAGAGGCTTTAGAAGAGTATCTTGAAAAAGGGCGGCATAGGCTTATAAAAAATAAGAATAGGACAGAAGCACTCTTTTTAAATCATCATGGCAACCGTTTAACCAGACAGGGCTTTTGGAAAATTTTAAAACAAATTGCCTCTTCCGTAGGGATTGAAAAAACAATCACCCCCCATACATTGAGACATTCCTTTGCCACTCATTTATTAGAGAATGGGGCAGATTTGCGAGCTGTCCAAGAAATGCTTGGTCATGCTGATATATCTACAACACAAATATATACGCACGTTTCGAAAGCTAGATTAAAGGATGTTTACAAGCAATTCCATCCGCGTGCTTAG
- the deoB gene encoding phosphopentomutase, with amino-acid sequence MSYTYKRIFLIVMDSVGIGEAPDAEQFGDKGADTLGHIAEYMGGLSMPNMAKLGISNIREIKGVEKAEKPLANYGIMQEASVGKDTMTGHWEIMGLHINKPFKVFPEGFPDDLVKQLEEKTGREVIGNKPASGTAIMDELGKKHMDTGAMIVYTSADSVLQIAAHEEVIPLEELYKICEIARELTLDEPYMIGRVIARPFIGTPRNFKRTANRHDYALKPFDRTVMNELKDANFDVLAIGKISDIYDGEGVTQSFRTTSNMHGMDELIKTMDMDFTGLSFLNLVDFDALYGHRRDPEGYGEALEEYDQRLTEVFEKMKQDDLLIITADHGNDPVHPGTDHTREFVPLLVYSPSLQGNNELNVRETFADLGASVAENFNVTMPKHGKSFLKELK; translated from the coding sequence TTGAGTTATACATATAAACGCATTTTTTTAATTGTGATGGATTCAGTCGGGATTGGAGAAGCCCCGGACGCAGAGCAATTTGGCGATAAAGGTGCAGATACATTAGGTCATATTGCTGAATATATGGGCGGCTTAAGCATGCCTAATATGGCGAAGCTAGGGATAAGTAATATTCGTGAAATTAAAGGGGTGGAAAAAGCAGAAAAACCATTAGCCAACTACGGGATAATGCAAGAAGCCTCTGTAGGAAAAGATACAATGACTGGACATTGGGAAATTATGGGCCTGCATATTAACAAACCGTTTAAAGTATTTCCAGAAGGATTCCCGGACGATTTAGTGAAGCAGCTGGAAGAAAAGACGGGACGAGAGGTAATCGGGAATAAGCCGGCCAGCGGCACTGCAATTATGGATGAGCTTGGGAAAAAGCATATGGATACAGGTGCAATGATTGTCTATACTTCGGCCGATTCTGTGCTGCAAATTGCTGCACACGAAGAGGTTATTCCGTTAGAGGAACTCTATAAAATATGTGAAATCGCAAGAGAATTAACGTTAGATGAACCTTACATGATTGGACGTGTTATTGCGAGACCGTTTATTGGAACTCCAAGGAATTTTAAAAGAACAGCAAATCGTCATGATTATGCCCTAAAACCATTTGATCGAACAGTCATGAATGAATTAAAAGATGCCAATTTCGATGTTTTAGCGATTGGAAAAATATCTGACATTTACGATGGAGAAGGTGTCACTCAATCGTTCCGCACCACTTCAAACATGCATGGCATGGATGAACTGATAAAAACAATGGATATGGATTTTACCGGATTAAGTTTTTTGAATTTAGTGGATTTCGATGCTTTATACGGGCACCGCAGGGATCCAGAAGGATATGGGGAGGCTCTTGAAGAGTATGATCAGCGCTTAACGGAGGTTTTCGAAAAAATGAAGCAGGATGATTTATTGATCATTACAGCCGACCATGGAAACGATCCGGTTCATCCCGGAACAGATCATACAAGGGAGTTTGTCCCATTACTTGTTTATTCTCCATCTCTTCAAGGAAACAACGAATTGAATGTAAGGGAAACCTTTGCTGATCTGGGGGCATCTGTTGCGGAAAACTTTAACGTGACCATGCCGAAGCATGGGAAAAGCTTCTTAAAAGAATTAAAATAA
- a CDS encoding pyrimidine-nucleoside phosphorylase has translation MRMVDLIQKKRDGAELSTEEIKFIIQGYTNDEIPDYQMSAFCMAVFFKGMTDKECADLTMAMVESGDQIDLSAIEGIKVDKHSTGGVGDTTTLVLGPLVAALGVPVAKMSGRGLGHTGGTIDKLESVPGFHVEIENEQFVQLVNQKKLAVIGQSGNLTPADKRLYSLRDVTATVNSIPLIASSIMSKKIAAGADAIVLDVKTGAGAFMKSLEGSMSLAKAMVKIGNQVGRRTMAVISDMSQPLGYAIGNALEVKEAIDTLRGEGPEDLTELCLTLGSYMVFLGGKADSLEEAKEKLNEVLKTGKAIDTFKTFLLAQGGDPSVVDDPSKLPQASFVFELEAKEDGYVEELVADSIGTAAMWLGAGRATKESEIDLAVGLVLRKKIGDSVKKGESLVTIYSNFENVENVKAKLYDSIRIAQTEVAKPKLIYGEVKE, from the coding sequence ATGAGAATGGTGGATTTGATTCAAAAAAAGCGGGACGGAGCCGAACTATCAACAGAGGAAATTAAATTTATTATTCAGGGATATACCAATGATGAGATTCCTGATTATCAGATGAGTGCCTTCTGTATGGCGGTCTTTTTTAAAGGAATGACGGATAAAGAATGTGCTGATCTAACCATGGCCATGGTGGAATCAGGAGACCAAATTGACCTTTCGGCGATAGAAGGGATCAAGGTAGATAAGCACTCGACCGGAGGAGTGGGAGATACCACTACATTGGTATTAGGCCCGCTTGTTGCAGCATTAGGTGTGCCAGTGGCTAAAATGAGCGGCAGAGGCTTGGGCCATACGGGCGGAACAATTGATAAGCTCGAATCTGTTCCTGGATTTCATGTCGAGATTGAAAACGAACAGTTTGTTCAATTAGTTAATCAAAAAAAACTAGCTGTTATCGGACAGAGCGGGAACTTAACTCCGGCAGACAAGAGATTATATTCGTTGCGCGATGTAACTGCTACGGTAAATAGCATTCCGTTAATTGCTAGCTCAATTATGAGTAAGAAGATTGCTGCGGGAGCTGATGCCATTGTTCTGGATGTCAAAACCGGAGCAGGTGCATTTATGAAATCGTTGGAAGGCTCTATGTCTCTGGCTAAAGCGATGGTCAAAATAGGAAATCAGGTTGGTCGAAGGACAATGGCTGTCATTTCGGATATGAGTCAGCCGCTTGGGTATGCAATTGGCAATGCCCTCGAAGTAAAGGAGGCCATCGATACGCTGAGAGGAGAAGGACCTGAAGATTTAACAGAATTATGTTTAACGTTAGGGAGCTATATGGTATTCCTCGGAGGCAAAGCAGACAGTCTAGAAGAAGCGAAAGAAAAACTAAACGAAGTACTAAAAACCGGAAAAGCTATAGATACGTTTAAAACTTTTCTGCTAGCTCAAGGAGGAGATCCTTCAGTGGTAGACGACCCATCCAAATTGCCGCAGGCATCCTTTGTATTTGAGCTTGAAGCCAAGGAAGATGGGTATGTCGAAGAATTAGTGGCAGATTCTATCGGAACGGCCGCTATGTGGCTCGGAGCAGGACGGGCTACAAAGGAATCTGAAATTGACTTAGCTGTTGGATTAGTCCTGCGCAAGAAAATCGGGGATTCTGTAAAAAAAGGTGAATCCCTCGTAACTATTTATAGTAATTTTGAAAATGTAGAAAATGTTAAAGCCAAATTATATGACAGCATTCGAATCGCTCAAACAGAAGTGGCCAAACCAAAGCTCATTTATGGAGAAGTGAAAGAATAA
- the galU gene encoding UTP--glucose-1-phosphate uridylyltransferase GalU: MIKKAVIPAAGLGTRFLPATKAQPKEMLPIVDKPAIQYIIEEAVASGIEDIIIVTGRNKRAIEDHFDKSVELELMLQKTSKYEVYKMVREISNMAQIHYVRQKEPLGLGDAIYCAKSFIGNEPFAVLLGDDIIDSEVPALKQMIQQYKTCGSSILGCEDVPQHDVSKYGIVQFSEKIGELYQVSSLIEKPAAEEAPSTQAIVGRYILTPAIFGQIEYVKPDRNCEIQLTEAIDRLIEIEPVHSYQIRGNRYDVGDKLGFIKATIDFALKKPELKDQLMSYIKQNIY, from the coding sequence ATGATTAAAAAAGCCGTGATCCCTGCGGCTGGCCTTGGCACAAGGTTTTTACCTGCCACAAAAGCACAGCCTAAGGAAATGCTGCCTATAGTCGATAAGCCTGCTATTCAATACATAATCGAGGAAGCAGTAGCTTCTGGAATTGAGGATATTATTATTGTGACGGGGCGAAATAAACGGGCGATTGAAGATCATTTTGATAAATCAGTCGAGCTCGAGCTTATGCTGCAAAAAACCTCTAAATATGAGGTTTATAAAATGGTGAGGGAAATATCTAATATGGCACAAATTCATTATGTCCGTCAAAAAGAGCCGCTTGGACTTGGTGATGCTATTTATTGCGCCAAATCATTTATTGGGAACGAACCATTCGCTGTATTACTGGGAGATGATATTATCGACAGTGAAGTACCAGCATTAAAACAAATGATCCAACAGTATAAAACGTGCGGAAGTTCGATTCTCGGATGTGAGGACGTACCACAGCATGACGTATCCAAATACGGCATTGTTCAGTTTTCAGAGAAGATTGGAGAGCTCTATCAGGTTTCCAGTTTAATTGAAAAACCAGCAGCTGAAGAAGCTCCCTCAACTCAGGCGATAGTCGGACGGTATATTTTAACTCCTGCGATTTTTGGTCAAATTGAATACGTAAAACCGGACAGAAATTGTGAAATTCAGTTAACTGAAGCAATTGACCGTTTAATCGAAATTGAACCCGTGCACTCTTATCAGATTCGCGGAAATAGATATGATGTCGGCGATAAGCTGGGATTTATAAAAGCTACCATTGACTTTGCCTTAAAAAAACCGGAGTTAAAGGATCAGCTTATGAGTTATATTAAACAAAATATCTATTAA
- a CDS encoding DUF6044 family protein encodes MVLTNPCYERKLILLSFAIILLYLSPLFVLGENAHIRVHDNLDSNIAWYKVLINSGELFGDINAAIPQVINGLPRNALASEFSGIVWLYALFPTMIAYGLSQAITRLVAFWGMYILLKKHFLQNNEWALIRVGAALAFALTPFWPSGMLSTLGMPLALWAFLNIRNGERSWKNIAVLILLPFYSSFVLGFFFFLTGMALLWLWDGISRKGWNFRFLISIALMTLMFLLVEYRLVASFLFTTEPNSRDEYFHARLPLWRVIRLTFKNFILGHTHVMTVHGLFILPVILMALFLIFYRKIWRQEKTFLFLFTLNFVLSAWYAFWFYKGWLPLTQRFHVLDTFNFARFHFLRPLVIYLGFAIALRILWQEKVFSKGMVIAILCLQLVILGMFNDEIIYHKKPSVKEFYATEQFHEIKEFIGLPPETYRVASIGIHPAIAQYNGFYTLDTYNNFYPLSYKYKFRKIIAQELAKNKTIKEYFDEWGGRCYLFTDELGKHYMFKKNSKAKLSNLQLDMTAFKDLEGGYIFSSIPILNAAENQLVLERTFISEKSAWKIYLYRVMEA; translated from the coding sequence GTGGTTTTAACTAATCCTTGCTATGAACGAAAACTGATTCTCCTCTCATTTGCCATTATACTTCTTTATTTATCCCCTTTATTTGTCTTAGGAGAGAATGCACACATTCGAGTTCATGATAATTTAGATTCGAATATTGCCTGGTATAAGGTGCTTATTAACAGTGGTGAATTGTTTGGCGATATTAATGCAGCCATCCCTCAAGTAATCAATGGATTGCCGCGAAATGCGCTCGCTTCGGAATTTAGCGGGATTGTTTGGCTTTATGCTCTTTTCCCGACCATGATTGCCTATGGATTGAGTCAGGCCATTACAAGATTAGTTGCTTTTTGGGGAATGTACATTCTTTTAAAAAAGCATTTTCTGCAAAACAATGAATGGGCGCTTATTAGAGTAGGAGCCGCACTGGCTTTTGCCCTGACCCCGTTTTGGCCATCCGGGATGCTGAGCACCTTAGGAATGCCTCTAGCTTTATGGGCCTTTTTAAATATTCGAAATGGAGAACGTTCTTGGAAAAACATCGCAGTACTGATTCTGCTCCCATTCTACTCAAGCTTTGTACTAGGTTTTTTCTTCTTTTTAACAGGGATGGCGCTGTTATGGCTATGGGATGGGATCAGCAGAAAAGGGTGGAACTTTCGTTTCCTTATTTCGATTGCTTTAATGACGCTCATGTTTCTTCTAGTCGAGTATCGCCTTGTCGCCTCTTTTCTATTTACAACAGAACCGAACAGCAGAGATGAATATTTTCATGCAAGGCTTCCTTTATGGCGAGTAATCCGGCTTACTTTCAAGAATTTTATTTTAGGCCATACTCATGTGATGACAGTACACGGTTTATTTATACTGCCAGTGATTCTGATGGCTCTTTTTCTTATCTTCTATCGAAAAATTTGGCGTCAGGAAAAGACCTTTTTATTTTTATTTACCCTAAATTTCGTGCTCTCTGCCTGGTATGCCTTTTGGTTTTATAAGGGATGGCTCCCCTTAACACAGCGGTTTCATGTCCTCGATACCTTTAATTTTGCGAGATTTCATTTTCTTAGGCCGCTTGTCATTTATCTGGGATTTGCAATCGCTCTGCGGATCCTTTGGCAAGAAAAAGTCTTTAGTAAGGGGATGGTCATAGCTATTCTTTGTCTGCAGCTCGTTATTTTAGGAATGTTTAATGATGAAATTATTTATCATAAAAAACCATCTGTAAAAGAGTTTTATGCAACAGAACAATTTCATGAAATTAAAGAGTTTATTGGTTTACCGCCTGAAACATATCGCGTCGCAAGTATCGGGATACATCCCGCCATCGCCCAATATAATGGGTTTTACACGCTAGATACGTATAACAATTTCTATCCCTTATCCTATAAATATAAATTTCGAAAAATAATCGCACAGGAATTAGCTAAAAATAAAACCATTAAAGAGTATTTTGATGAATGGGGAGGACGCTGTTATCTATTTACAGATGAATTGGGAAAACACTATATGTTTAAGAAAAATTCAAAAGCAAAACTGAGTAATCTGCAATTAGATATGACAGCATTTAAAGATTTAGAAGGGGGCTATATCTTCTCCAGCATTCCTATTTTGAATGCTGCAGAGAATCAGCTTGTGTTAGAAAGGACATTTATTTCAGAGAAAAGCGCATGGAAGATCTATCTATATAGAGTAATGGAAGCATAA
- a CDS encoding glycosyltransferase family 2 protein — protein sequence MTKPVLTIVVPCYNEEEVLPETISQLQELIGIMVRDSIVDEDSKILFVDDGSRDNTWSIIHKTSLQSNYVRGLKLSRNVGHQNALLAGLFSAKDVSDCVVSVDADLQDDISVIPTFVQKFMEGNEIVYGVRNRRDSDTLFKRKSAEIFYSVMKKIGVELIFNHADFRLMSKRAIEELARFDEANLFLRGIIPLIGFPSAVVPYERKKRFAGETKYPLKKMLAFAFDGISSFSVTPIRFVLFIGMVSFFGSLLFGAYFLFLKFSGNAQTGWTSLITSIWLIGGLQLIAIGLVGEYIGKVYKETKRRPKFIVEHDPFVIQKSIRARQFEKKEDELYTIASRKLPESN from the coding sequence ATGACCAAACCAGTACTGACGATTGTAGTCCCATGTTATAACGAGGAAGAAGTCTTACCCGAAACCATTAGTCAATTACAGGAGTTAATCGGGATAATGGTAAGAGATTCGATTGTAGATGAAGATAGTAAAATTTTATTCGTTGATGATGGCAGCAGGGACAACACATGGTCCATAATCCATAAAACAAGCTTACAGTCAAATTATGTAAGGGGCTTGAAATTATCCCGAAATGTAGGACATCAGAATGCATTATTAGCGGGTCTATTTTCGGCTAAAGACGTTTCCGATTGTGTTGTTTCAGTTGATGCCGACCTACAGGATGATATCTCCGTTATTCCCACATTTGTTCAAAAATTTATGGAAGGAAACGAGATTGTGTACGGTGTTCGCAATCGGCGTGATTCCGACACTCTATTTAAAAGAAAATCGGCGGAAATCTTTTATTCAGTCATGAAAAAAATAGGGGTCGAATTGATTTTTAATCATGCGGATTTCCGCTTAATGAGCAAAAGAGCGATTGAAGAGCTTGCACGGTTTGATGAAGCCAATCTTTTTTTGCGGGGAATTATTCCCCTCATTGGATTTCCCTCTGCGGTTGTTCCGTATGAAAGAAAAAAGAGATTTGCGGGGGAGACAAAATATCCGTTAAAAAAAATGCTCGCTTTTGCTTTTGACGGTATTTCTTCCTTTTCCGTGACCCCGATTCGATTTGTTTTATTTATCGGGATGGTCTCCTTCTTTGGGAGTTTGCTATTTGGAGCCTACTTCTTATTTCTAAAATTTAGCGGAAATGCACAGACAGGCTGGACGTCTTTGATTACATCGATCTGGCTGATAGGAGGTCTTCAGCTGATTGCGATTGGACTAGTTGGGGAGTACATCGGAAAAGTTTACAAGGAAACGAAACGCAGACCTAAATTTATTGTTGAGCACGATCCTTTTGTGATACAGAAATCGATTAGAGCCAGACAATTTGAAAAGAAAGAGGATGAGTTATACACCATTGCTTCTAGAAAATTACCTGAATCCAACTAA
- a CDS encoding GtrA family protein, with the protein MSYTPLLLENYLNPTNSFFRFMLVGIVNTIVGLSVIMLFMNGLGFTYWSSTFIGNSAGAAVSFFLNRGFTFQSDIPCWKGLPRFVCIILISYFLAYYLGQHIVSLMYNRPYLPFSEETIAVLLGTGLYTLINYMGQKYIVFPKTSSGIT; encoded by the coding sequence ATGAGTTATACACCATTGCTTCTAGAAAATTACCTGAATCCAACTAATTCGTTTTTTCGGTTTATGCTTGTAGGCATCGTAAATACAATTGTAGGGCTTTCTGTAATCATGCTGTTCATGAACGGACTAGGATTTACATATTGGAGTTCAACTTTTATTGGAAATAGTGCAGGGGCAGCTGTTAGCTTCTTTTTGAATCGGGGTTTTACCTTTCAGTCAGATATTCCTTGTTGGAAAGGGCTGCCAAGGTTTGTTTGCATTATACTTATAAGCTATTTTCTTGCTTATTATCTGGGGCAGCATATTGTCAGTCTAATGTATAACCGCCCCTATCTTCCATTTTCTGAAGAAACAATTGCTGTACTTTTAGGTACAGGACTATATACACTCATAAATTATATGGGCCAGAAATATATCGTATTTCCCAAAACCTCTTCAGGTATTACATGA